The Mya arenaria isolate MELC-2E11 chromosome 15, ASM2691426v1 genomic sequence GTCGGGCTGCGCCGGGCCTGTCGAGTTTATCGTTTAGAAGGAAAAAAAACCACTTACTTTAATGTGGTAGTTACGGTCCCTGCTCTTTGTAACTGTTTATATCATTCATTTCTATTGAATTAAACGTATATAAATTGGTATATATagtatttcagctttaaaagGATACATTCTATATATCGTTCTAAAGTTATGGTTGcttgtgtatttgtatttagggtcaGAATTGTGTCTTTTTTATGTTGCCCCTATGAAAACTATGAAAGAGTATACCGTACATACAGATGATGTGATcatatattaatgcaaaacTTCTTTAATGTCGATTCGCGAGTTATAACACAACATGTCGCAATAATTGTGTGAATTTGTCCACTTCTGTACTGAAAATGCCAATTATCGCGGCATGTTGTGGCAAAGGTCAAACGTCGACATAAAACGAGTCGCTATGATTACATAATCACATCTtctgtatatacaatatactcTTCCATAACAAAACAGAAccatcaatgaaaaaaatagttattagcatagttttatttaacacACAAATACATTTAGCAGAAACGTTGGGAACAGTATACATCTATTTTGACTTTGGTTTATGTACGATATAATCTTGGCAGTATTAATTCATTTAACAGTCCAGAGAAACTTATTTCGATTAATAGAATTTGCTAAGTGAATATAAAATCACAATATTAAAGTACATCTTATcttaacatattgatatttcGAAATAAATCTTACTGAAGGAGTGTGTAATTCCTAGTAAGGGTAAAGTGGTAAAGTggtacatttatttatttaattcttaTATTGAAAAGAAGACATATGTTTCATTCCCACGGGCTTATCATTGTGTTATTGCTATAATTTGTCAGTTTGTTTTTCTGCCAAACATTCACTCGCGCTTTGttcatgtttacatttaaaactggATACACTGGATAAGTCGAAGATTATGCTGTAACGACGGATTGTCTGTATGATAGTTTGGTATATACAATTGATGAATACGGTATAATTCCATTAACCAAAACATACTACGTGATGTTTAGAAAATTGACAGCCTTCTGAGAAGAGTATTTGTGAAAAGGATTTGAAGTGTATAAGTCTAAGCTTTCAAGAACAAATAGCACGTATTTGTTAATATCATGAGGATGAAGATTGTTAAAGGCAATAACAGAATGCACGTGTATTAttaatcaaaaataattatttttgtcagaatcTATCACGATTTATTATGTTTAGTCGGTAATACCCGTCCCTGGCcgttttcttttcctttttgcTACCGAACCAATCGTTACTGCCTGGCTAGCTCAATAGCGGAGACACTCGGaccacctcggccattttccaccAGGGTATTCCGAATGTAGCCGAGAGTGAGCCGATTGCTACCTAAAGCCACTCCCTTATTTACGGAAATAACCGAGTATAGCCGATCAACAAAGGCTAATTAAAATGAGGGATTGGCACTGTACTTTAAGGCTCCGTACTCACTCTGTAAACAAATTCTTATCAGGTGTAGTTTACAAATCCTCACAATTGAAAGAGCTCTATCTTGGGTCGCCTGGCTCCCATGCACAGGGGTAATGTTCTGTTGTGTTCTCCTAATATATCTGggcaatataatttatatcgGCACTGGGCAATATACGCGATATTGGCCTTGTAGATAGCCCAGGAATTCCATGAGAATGTAAACTTATTCATCTCAGTCGTTCAAGTGACCATTAATATCAACAGTCCGTATATTTGGTCTAGATAACCCAATCTATGGTGTGAAAGAAAGGTTTGTAAATAGTCATGGATAATGGCAAAGATGAAAGACAAGTATCGTAAAATTGAGCTTTGATGGCGGGCTATGAATGctatatgaatacaaaacaatgacttagttttgattttgaatatccgTTATACATCCATAATATcagaaaattgattaaaacaatatacagaAAAAGGTCCGCCAACTTACTATATACCGCAAAGAAACAgacatttttaaagatgcactcttactcccaaatacgtTTTACCACTattcatacaattgttttaatatacaaaaagggataaacaaatgtcgaaaacaatgttttttatgaacgataccgagtttaatttgaaagaaaggtgcagaaaacacggtatttctaccttatgagacactAGTAGATCGCGGAAAATCTTTTAGCCTTCACcaatagtttaatatttttttgcgttttcagctttttaatacacggttacaatcttgttatcagtaatcaatattttccataactgtattatttaggaagtagttaaaggtttatcactcaatatttgtttgttatacatgtgtgtgtgtatgtattgactttttatatgagtgtcactttaaacaataCACAGAAAAGGGTCCGacaagtttacattttactataTACCTCAAAGAAacagacattttaaaaaaagaaaaaaagaaagttattGTTCATGAAACATTCGAGTGATCGGCAACTAGTCTATGGAATTCACGTATCATAATCTAATGTCATATGAAAGATCTCGTTTGAAGAGAAATAGATcaactttaattttattaaataaatcggCAGGTATCTATAATATCAATAAGTCATTCAGGTAGTGATCTGTATTACCTCTTCTGATTAAAACAAGGCACCCGGGAATGCTCGCTCAAATCTGGTGCGAAAGATTACCAgtgcaaaatattgaatattttataaccaCAGTTCCCTTTGAGagattttctttaatatttaattactgAACATGAAGAATTATCTGAGATAATTAATTCTAAGGGGACAGTACATGAGCATCAGAGGAAGACCAAATGTAACAAATAGTTTgctggtacatgtacattgaaattTAAGTTTCGAGTTAGGATATTCCATCCGTGGTGGGCAGTTCTAATAGCAAAGTTGCTTGTTTTGTTGATGCTGTTGGCCTTATTAGGATCATCCACCTTCATTGACAGTTCTATAAGCAAGGCTTCACAGATATGTAATCCTTCATGGGCAGTTCTATAAGCAAGGCTTCACAGATATGTAATCCTTCATGGGCAGTTCTATAAGCAAGGCTTCACAGATATGTAATCCTTCATGGGCAGTTCTATTAGCAAGGCTACACAGATATGTAATCCTTCATGGGCAGTTCTATAAGCAAGGCTTCACAGATATGTAATCCTTCATGGGCAGTTCTATAAGCAAGGCTTCACAGATATGTAATCCTTCATGGGCAGTTCTATAAGCAAGGCTACACAGATATGTAATCCTTCATGGGCAGTTCTATTAGCAAGGCTACACAGATATGTAATCCTTCATGGGCAGTTCTATTAGCAAGGCTTCACAGATATGTAATCCTTCATGGGCAGTTCTATTAGCAAGGCTTCACAGATATGTAATCCTTCATGGGCAGTTCTATTAGCAAGGCTACACAGATATGTAATCCTTCATGGGCAGTTCTATAAGCAAGGCTTCACAGATATGTAATCCTTCATGGGCAGTTCTATTAGCAAGGCTACACAGATATGTAATCCTTCATGGGCAGTTCTATTAGCAAGGCTACACAGATATGTAATCCTTCATGGGCAGTTCTATTAGCAATGCCACACGTATTGCTGATGTTGGTTGAGCTTATTAAGATATTCCATCCTTTATGTGCAGTTCTATTAGCAAACTTAACGTATTGTTGATGCTGGCTGACCTTTTTGAGATATTCCATCCTTTATGTGCAGTTCTATTAGCAAACTTAACGTATTGTTGATGCTGGCTGACCGTTTTGAGATATTCCATCCTGTATGTGCAGTTCTATTAGCAAAGTTAACGTATTGTTGATGCTGGCTGACCTTTTTGAGATATTCCATCCTTTATGTGCAGTTCTATTAGCAAAGTTAACGTATTGTTGATGCTGGCTGACCTTTTTGAGATATTCCATCCTTTATGGACAGTTCAATTAGCAAACTTAACGTATTGTTGATGCTGGCTGACCTTTTTGAGATATTCCATCCTTTATGGACAGTTCAATTAGCAAACTTAACGTATTGCTGATGTTGGTTGAGCTTATTAAGATATTCCATCCTTTATGGACAGTTCAATTAGCAAACTTAACGTAGTGTTGATGCTGGCTGACCTTTTTGAGATATTCCATCCTTTATGGACAGTTCAATTAGCAAACTTAACGTATTGTTGATGCTGGCTGACCTTTTTGAGATATTCCATCCTTTATGGACAGTTCAATTAGCAAACTTAACGTATTGTTGATGCTGGCTGACCTTTTTGAGATATTCCATCCTTTATGGACAGTTCAATTAGCAAACTTAACGTATTGTTGATGCTGGCTGACCTTTTTGAGATATTCCATCCTTTATGGACAGTTCTATTAGCAAACTTAAAGTATTGTTGATGCTGGCTGACCTTTTTGAGATATTCCATCCTTTATGGACAGTTCAATTAGCATCTAATGTTGAGTCTGGGTAACAATATCTAGGTAATAATGGGTTGTCGTCTGCTGGCGAATTATTTTAATCGGTTATgcaaaaaatgctgttttacCTATACAATAATGCATACCAAAATTGCATTTTCTTGATTCAAAGACACAGTGAACCTGTCCAAAGAACATCAATGAATTTGGGATTTCTAATCCAGATTCAAAGAAGTTCGATTTTTTGAAAGAATAAATACCAgagtttgaaaaataacaggGAATAGAGGAGGTACAACTATGTTACGGTTTTGGACAGAATCATAAACAGTGGCCACATCTTGTACGGGACTTTCAAAATACCGTTCAAAAGTGGACCAAAACCCATAAATATTTACTGCTAAcaaatcataaaacaatacCTATTCAGTAAGTACGTTCTATCTTACCCTGTTATCAGAGGTAAACTTCTCAAATGTATTGATTCAAAATGCGGCAAATATCGGGATAAAAGCGAGGATTTAGTTTATGCATTTTATCTCCTACCAACTGTTGGTTTAGGGTTTTTCATGGCGGACTGTTAAGGCTTTAGTAGAACTTGAATTGCGCACCGATACGTGGTGACATGAAATAGAAACGGGAATCTGTGAAATTGAAACAACTAGGCTGGGATGGCAGCTCGAGTGTTTGAAGAAATGGATATATGAAGTTTGATTTCCTCTTAGCTTGGAGACAGTATAAGCTCAGATCTTTGGGTATCTTAAGAGATAAATCCGATCTTGGTGAtttcagtgttttaacaatgtaagCAGTTTTCAAAAAAcgcatatacatatatattcagaGAGTGCGTCGACAAGCTATAAACACAAATTACTGTGATTTACGATAGTGTTCAACATTTACGGAAACACTTGTAAAACAGTTAATCTTAAATCACCGAGTAAACTTCCTTTTTTACCGATTAGTGAACGATTAAAATTCCAGGTTGAAGGCGTTTGATAATAAATCTGTACAAGGAGTGTTTTGAGGGATTATTAAATAgtgtttggaataataaaactaatatataaaaaccttaaaaaacatgtacaacaaaTTAAAAGATCGAGCCAAAATCACCGATCAAGATCCATGTTTTAAGGCGCGCTATATTGGAAGCGCAGCGACGTTTACAGCTTCCGGTCGAGGCTGCACAACGCCGCTTGTGCAGAAACTCTGGGACAACTCGGAGGAAGAACACTTCCTGCCTCGTGTCGTGCTAAAAATAACCGCTTCCggtatacaaatgaaatatttggacaaGAAAAAAGCGCCATCACAAGAATTCcccattgaaaatatttcattttgtaacgTGGACCTTGAAGTAAACGACAGGATATTTTCCTGGATATTCCGCCCGTCGGACGATCAAATGTGGACATGTCACGCTGTCGTCTGCTCCGGCACGGAAAAGGCGCGAGCGATGGCGCTCGTGTTGACACGCGCTTTTCACGTGGCTTACAAGGAATGGAAAGCAGAGCAGACGAAAGGAGTCCGAGAACTGGAGAAGATAAACAGGACTCAGTCACTTCCCGCTATCTCTTTGATGAAAAAGTCCAAAACGAGGACAACGGTTGCTAAGCGACAGAGTTTGAACACTCAAACAGTAGAAACCATGGATATACCAATGAAGGACTTTAAGTCTGAAACCCTGAGCACAAATAATCACGACAAATTCAAACCCGAAAGTGACGCAGACATTAAACCAGGAACGTCACGCGATTACGTCACGAGTGATGTCACGAACGCTGATAATGAAGAACCGGAAATATGTGATCTGAGATTGTAAATAAAGACCAATTTGGTATCGGAGAAGTCAAGTTGAATGTGgttaagaaaaatacaatttttattgaGTCATTATTcatctatatgttatatatatatataagtagcTAGTacacatttatttgataaaatattatttttatctaaatacATCTGGCTTATTGTATTCCTACTACATGGGATCGTATGTCATATATTCTGACGATAATATCATGAAGTCTAGTTTAACGCCGACTATATCACGACAAGACGTCAAAATTGGGTCTACTTGTTCACTTATTAAATGGACACTCCGATGTCGGTATACCGCGTTTAACCAAATTTGTCGACACACACTTTCTGGCTTATTGTATCACACCaatatggaagcgtatatcgtatatgctgatgatattatCATGTCATTTTGTTGACTAGTTCACTTTTTTCTATGGAATCGTATATcgtatatgctgatgatattatCATGTCATTTTGTTGACTTATTCTAttgaagcgtatatcgtatatactgatggtGTGCCCATGTAATACTGTCGATTTGCGTTATGCCGACTTATGTCGACTTCTTCACTCATTAACAAGATATGCCGACGTGTTTTTATGTCGTCTTGTTaagacaaaatttaatttaagaagTGAAGATGTCGACAAATTTAATACACCACGCAATACTTTAGCTAGTCAAGTCGACATCCATTAAAGTTACCAACCGGCACTGGTATAAATTGTCGACAGATTATCTTTTATCAAGTTTACACaattatttgattgattaataGTTATAACCACCAGGGatcaatcaataaacattttgacttaCATTAACCAAACAGAAGAACTACGCAATGAAAGTTAGAATGGTCGACGGTTGTGTATCACACGATCTTAACGATATGTTGTGACTTAATAAGGCGGGGTGGGGGCTT encodes the following:
- the LOC128220677 gene encoding protein FAM43A-like, which gives rise to MYNKLKDRAKITDQDPCFKARYIGSAATFTASGRGCTTPLVQKLWDNSEEEHFLPRVVLKITASGIQMKYLDKKKAPSQEFPIENISFCNVDLEVNDRIFSWIFRPSDDQMWTCHAVVCSGTEKARAMALVLTRAFHVAYKEWKAEQTKGVRELEKINRTQSLPAISLMKKSKTRTTVAKRQSLNTQTVETMDIPMKDFKSETLSTNNHDKFKPESDADIKPGTSRDYVTSDVTNADNEEPEICDLRL